One Eretmochelys imbricata isolate rEreImb1 chromosome 22, rEreImb1.hap1, whole genome shotgun sequence DNA window includes the following coding sequences:
- the IL18 gene encoding interleukin-18: MSCEEIRVFAVKFGQDFDLYFADDEGLECDNWKKEHSLQHQIFRNTSNQVLVVQPGPENTVTNVFESMADQEMIPGCGVHFTIHYYKDYTLEEGLPVAFSVLVENKTYCMYCTHESGKKTIRFREEEVPREIHEQSSDIIFIQKSVSPIHTKAFKFESSLMRGYFLAFQKEEDLSKLILKQCENEDQVDESIYMTVSQIN; this comes from the exons ATGAGCTGTGAAGAGATCCGTGTGTTTGCAGTGAAATTTGGGCAAGACTTTGACCTCTATTTTGCAG ATGATGAAG GTCTGGAATGCGACAACTGGAAGAAGGAACACTCCCTACAGCACCAGATCTTTCGAAACACATCTAATCAGGTACTCGTGGTACAGCCAGGACCAGAGAATACTGTCACGAATGTATTTGAGTCTATGGCAGATCAAGAGATGATACCTG GATGCGGAGTGCATTTCACCATCCATTATTACAAAGACTACACGTTGGAGGAAGGGTTGCCTGTGGCATTCAGCGTCCTGGTAGAAAACAAGACTTACTGTATGTACTGCACACATGAAAGTGGGAAAAAGACTATTCGATTTAGG GAAGAAGAAGTTCCCCGAGAAATTCATGAACAAAGCAGTGACATCATCTTCATCCAAAAGTCAGTTTCACCAATACACACAAAAGCATTCAAATTTGAATCTTCACTAATGCGAGGCTACTTCTTGGCCTTTCAGAAAGAAGAGGACTTAAGCAAACTGATTTTAAAGCAATGTGAAAATGAAGACCAAGTGGATGAATCCATATATATGACTGTCTCCCAAATAAACTGA
- the TEX12 gene encoding testis-expressed protein 12 has product MTSNTVKADENRSKRRKEMENEASESPQLSSLERPDLALSESSQSLYKPEALEKVLNDMNKEINNLLSKYAHILSERAAMDASYVQELDGILKEAKIIENHLKQKRESLRHRFTVIANTLQS; this is encoded by the exons ATGACAAGTAACACAGTAAAAGCTGATGAAAATAGAAGTAAGCGTAGAAAGGAGATGGAG AATGAAGCTTCAGAAAGTCCTCAGTTGTCCTCCCTGGAAAGACCAGACTTGGCTCTTTCTGAAAGCTCACAGTCACTTTACAAACCTGAAGCACTGGAAAAGGTTTTAAATG ATATGAACAAGGAAATTAATAACCTGTTGTCAAAATATGCCCACATTTTAAG tGAGAGAGCGGCAATGGATGCTTCTTATGTACAAGAGCTTGATGGAATCTTGAAAGAAGCAAAGATCATAGAAAATCACTTGAAACAGAAAAGAGAGAGTCTGAGACACAGGTTCACAGTCATTGCAAACACCCTGCAAAGCTAA